Genomic segment of Anaerolineales bacterium:
AGAATGCGAAACCCTCTGGCGTATGAAGTTTCAAAAGCGTCGAGACTGTTTGTCATTGTCGTTCCATCATCAGTGCTACCCAGAGCATGTGCAACATAGGCGTATTTATTAAATGGGTTGTCAAGCGAAACAGGCCATATGCCCATTAGGATGAGTACGACAAAGGTTCCAACCGAAATGATTGCCAGTGTAATGAATGTCCAACTTCGTTTCAATGCTTCAACCAACGTAAACTCCGCGATACATATTCGAAAATGGTAGTGAATATCAACTTCTATTCATACTCAGACATACCGCAGGAAATGAGGATAAGGGCGATACACTTCGTTCCTTGCCCGCATTTCCCTATCCATCCTCAAAAAACGGGATCACAATCGTATAGTAAAGATCATCGATGACATCGAATGATACCTCGTTTTCAGGTTGACGCTTCAGATTATACCATCGTGACAGGGACGGCTATTTTGCCCCATTCATCCGACATACTGTTCTTCTCTTCCTAATCATAGAACGTGCTGTGACGATCGATAGTGTAAGATTGAATGATCCGAATAATCATCGGATCGGCATAAACGAAAGAAACGAATTCGGAATGTCGAAGCCAGATACAAGTAAACCAACACTGACGATTTCTTCGGAACAATGGCCCCCGAAGTTCGTGGCCCAGATGAACGAGTTTCACTTCAAGCTGGCCAAGCTGCAGGGCGAGTTCGTCTGGCACAAGCATGCCGACACCGGCGAGGTCTTCATCGTGCTGCACGGCGAGATGGCCATCGACTTCCGCGACGGCCCCGTCGTGCTGCGCTCCGGGGAGATGATCGTCGTTCCGCAGGGAATCGAGCACCGGCCGCGCGCCGAAAAGGAATGCCGGGCGCTGCTCGTCGAACCGGCCGGAACGATCAACACCGGCGACGCCGGCGGCGAGCTGACGGCACAAGCCGACATTTGGATTTGACCTGTTAGCCGAATACAGGAATCAAAAAGCCCCGGGAATAACCCGGGGCTTTTCTCGTTTGAATTCGATCGGATTCACTCCGCCGGGCAGCGGCAGAAGCCTCCATCGTCGGGGGAATAGGTGCCGCCCGCATCACCACAAGCCGCACGGTCGAGCGTGCTCACGCACACCGGTTCCGCCGGTATCTCGGGAAATGCAGGAACGGCCAAAATCGGCGCATCCTCACCACCGTACAGCTCCATTACGCTCAAGGCGATCCAGCATTGGACGGTAATCTCGTGCATCGTCGTCTCGAATTTGCCCCAGGTTCTTTCCGGATTCACGCCGAGCAAGGTCAGCTCCGTCCCGGCCTCGAATGCAGTCACGTCGTCGAAGACCGGATCGGGGCCCTTGCGGCAGAAGGCGTTCTGGGTCAGCACCCCGTAGGGGTTCAGGTCGATCAGGTCCGTCTCGGCCACGCGGAACTGCACGTACTTCACGTCCTGATAGAGCCCGTCCTGCAGCAGCACGAACTTGAGCGTGTAGAGCCCTGGCGGCAGGTCGAAGAGACGCACGCTGCCGGCAGGCACGATGTCCACGCGCGTGCCCGGATAGGCAGCCACCTCATACTGACCTACGTTCTGCAGCACGCTCAAGTTCTCGTTCTGCAAGATCACGTCTACGTGGTAGTTGTACGTTCCCGTGGATATGTTGAACACCTCGAACCCAAACTCGACCTCATCGTAATAATCCAAAGCCTGGAACTGAACGTCGAATATTGGATCGCTGGGCAGGACGCCGCGCAAGTCGGTGTAATAATACCCCTTCTCGTGTCCCATATCGCCGCCCCAGACCCAGTTGGTCGCCGGTTGGCCGGTGTCTCCGGCGATCAAGGCCACCGCGCCCGGAAAACCGCCCGAACTGGGCAGCAGCCAGAGCACGCCGCGGCGCTGGTTTGTCGGCTGAGGTTCGGCAAACAACACCACGGTGTCGATCACTTCGATCTTTTCGGCGGTAAGGCTGTCCATTATCGCCTGATGGTAGTCCGCCCATGAGCGTGTGCTGTTGAGCGATCCCGATCCTGGGTCGTTGTAGAAAAGCACCGTGCCGTCGCTGCCGGTGATGATGCGGCTGTGGCCGGCCAGGCTCGACCCCCAGGCCACCGGCCGCCGCGGCATGGCGGTGCCCCAGACGTAGTATTCCACGTAGGCCTGAAAGGCGTCGAAGAGATATTCCGCATAGTCGTAATCCACGTGCTTCACGAAGCCCAATTCCTCGAAGCTGAGTTCGGTCCAGACGGCCGCCTTCCAGTTCCAGATGATGACCTCCACGTCGCCGGTAGAAAAACTCTGCTTCACGTCCGCCGGCACACTGTACCCGCCGGCGCCGAGCAGCCAATGGAAGAAGAAGCCCTTATCGAAAGGCTGGCCTGCTTTACCGGCCAGATACCAGTTGCTCGATTCACCCCACACGGCGCCGAAGCCGCCCACGGGCCAGGCACCCTGGTGGAAATCGACCAGGTCGGTCATCGCCGTAGGGCTGCACCAACCCGGCGTCATTTGTGGATACGTGGGAACGGCGAGCGGGTCGTAGATCGTGGTCAGCTCCAACAATCCAGGGTGGGCGATGAGTTTGAATATCTGGTACTTACCCTTGCCCACGACAGGGAAGGTGGCCATGTCACCCACGACCTTCACACCCACCACGGAAGGGTAACTGCCCTTCGGTTCGGCCCAGGCGACGTAGGCGTAGGTGGAGGTGTCGGCCGGAGCGGCATCCTTGGCGCCGTCGTTCAGCGGAACACTCACCAGGATCGAACCGATTTGATCCGCATCCCCAAGATCGACGAAGAACTCGTCGCTGGCGGGACTGAACGGACTGCCGGCGGCGAAGGGCTCGCCTTCCCCGATATCCTCGAACGTGACTTCGGCATCCACACTCAACGCGCCGGTCTCGACGAACAAGGTCGCGCCGCCGGATTCTTCGATCGTCAAGGATTCTGCCGGAAAAATTGAGGTAAATGTCTCCGTCGGGTGAACCTCCTCGGAGATCTCGACAACGTCTTCCTCTCGATCTCCGAGCAGGATGAACGTCACTGCGGCTGCGACAAGTACCAGCGCTGCCAACAGGTAGAGATACATTCGCTTGCCCTTCATCTTGGAACTCCTTTGCATCTGGGATATACGCTGGGTGAAAAGACCGAACACGAATACATAACTTTAACGCAGCGGCATCCATCTTTCTCCCGTGACAATGGTCCTATGCACGGCTCTCACCCTGTGAACTCCGAAAGACAGACGGTGTAGGGGAAGACTCGATGAGGGCCGGCTTGTGATGCACCGGGCTATGATTTTGCATCAAGCAGGATTATCCGTAACAAGATATCTATTTTTATAAACTAGTTGACATTGCAAACCATAAATGCTATAATGCCCGCACAAGAACGCACTGGAGGTGGATGATGACGTCCCCATCGGATGTGAAGCGATTGATACAAGATACCCGGCGGTATGAATTTGCCGACGGCTTGCGTGATTTGCAGTTGGCCATCTTCTTCGTGACCAGCGGCGCTGCCGCCTGGCTCGTATTTCAACCCTTCTGGATCACCCTGATCGGAGATTTGGTGGAAAGATACGGCCGCGGCGCGGCATGGCTGGGTATTTTGGTGCTGTTCATCGCGCCATTGGCCGTGATCGGGATGCTGGGGTTGATGAATTTCGTCCGTAAACGCTGGCTGTGGCGCGAGAGCGGCATGGTGAAAGCTTCCCGTTGGGTCGTTCCTCGGCGGGTGACCGTGCTCTCCTTCGTGATCATCGTCGCAGGTCTGGCGCTCGCCGTCCTCGCACGCCGCCAGGGCTGGGTGGAAGACAGTTTCATCCTGCGCATGCTGTGGGGGGCCACCGGCTGGTCGTTCGGCTACACGTTGATCGCCATGGGGCACGAACTCGATCTCCCGCGCTACATCTGGCTCGGGGCAATCGGCGGCGCCCTGTCCACAATCCTGCTCTTCCTCGATCTCACCTTCGCCCAGGCCGCGCTCGTCTTTAGCCTGACCTGGGGGCTGCTGCTATCCGCCAGCGGCATCTTCACCCTGCGGCGGGCGATTGCTGCTCAAGACGCAGGTGAATGATGTCCGATGATATCAAAGATCTCATCAATATCGACCGCCTGATCCACGAACCCTCCCGCCTGGCGATCAT
This window contains:
- a CDS encoding cupin domain-containing protein gives rise to the protein MSKPDTSKPTLTISSEQWPPKFVAQMNEFHFKLAKLQGEFVWHKHADTGEVFIVLHGEMAIDFRDGPVVLRSGEMIVVPQGIEHRPRAEKECRALLVEPAGTINTGDAGGELTAQADIWI